The following proteins come from a genomic window of Schistocerca gregaria isolate iqSchGreg1 chromosome X, iqSchGreg1.2, whole genome shotgun sequence:
- the LOC126299274 gene encoding cuticle protein 1 produces MLRTLVLVALCAWAVAAQDRYPAGLSAALCPNYPLCDNSVIATFSSPAGVPAARSYPAGVAAAACPNYPYCNNNVYPGYAAPREYPTGVHPAACPGYPFC; encoded by the coding sequence GTTTTGGTGGCGCTGTGCGCGTGGGCGGTGGCTGCGCAGGACCGCTACCCGGCCGGCCTGTCGGCGGCGCTGTGCCCCAACTACCCGCTGTGCGACAACAGCGTCATCGCCACCTTCTCGTCTCCGGCCGGCGTGCCCGCGGCTCGTTCCTACCCCGCAGGAGTTGCAGCCGCCGCCTGCCCCAACTACCCCTACTGCAACAACAACGTCTACCCAGGCTACGCGGCGCCTCGCGAGTACCCTACTGGTGTTCACCCTGCCGCCTGCCCGGGCTACCCCTTCTGTTAG